From a single Sphingosinicellaceae bacterium genomic region:
- a CDS encoding DUF2493 domain-containing protein: MTDDSDEPQTASAALLQELQTFGWRPFQDEPDPRPLPEPRRAGGAVADIFDALVSTLAETRLEPDLDDLLWGQVNVFQRKIERVQRELDDNEAAQQRSQRDQDGSEVRSVELERLLAQGLSLIERRNAFEAFRDIAADLYETHLGQPWRSRSGSRVNHATMTATMIDSRDFIAAKRRSETEVLLPPGPRIAFTGGIDCNDHTRIWAALDKVRVRHPDMVLMHGGTPKGAERIASRWADHRKVAQIAFKPDWTRHAKAAPFRRNDAMLEAMPIGVVVFPGSGVSANLADKARAKGIRVWRFSDG; this comes from the coding sequence ATGACCGACGATAGCGACGAACCCCAGACCGCTTCCGCTGCGCTGCTGCAGGAACTTCAAACCTTCGGCTGGCGACCGTTCCAAGACGAGCCCGACCCGCGGCCATTGCCCGAACCCCGCCGCGCCGGCGGTGCCGTCGCAGACATCTTCGACGCGCTCGTCTCAACGCTGGCCGAAACCCGCCTCGAACCCGACCTCGACGATCTGCTCTGGGGCCAAGTCAACGTCTTCCAGCGCAAGATCGAGCGCGTCCAACGCGAGCTCGACGACAACGAGGCGGCGCAGCAGCGCAGCCAGCGCGACCAGGACGGTTCCGAGGTGCGCTCGGTCGAACTCGAGCGACTGCTCGCGCAAGGCCTGTCGCTGATCGAGCGGCGCAACGCGTTCGAAGCGTTCCGCGATATCGCCGCCGACCTCTATGAAACCCATCTCGGCCAGCCGTGGCGCTCGCGCAGTGGCAGCCGGGTCAACCACGCAACGATGACCGCCACGATGATCGACAGCCGCGACTTCATCGCCGCCAAGCGCCGCAGCGAGACCGAGGTGCTGCTGCCGCCCGGACCGCGCATCGCCTTTACCGGCGGCATCGACTGCAACGACCATACCCGCATCTGGGCGGCGCTCGACAAGGTCCGTGTGCGCCATCCCGACATGGTGCTGATGCACGGCGGCACACCGAAGGGGGCCGAGCGCATCGCCTCGCGCTGGGCCGACCACCGCAAGGTCGCGCAGATCGCGTTCAAGCCCGATTGGACCCGCCATGCCAAGGCCGCGCCGTTCAGGCGCAACGACGCGATGCTCGAGGCGATGCCGATCGGGGTGGTCGTGTTCCCGGGTTCGGGCGTGTCGGCCAACCTCGCCGACAAGGCCCGCGCCAAGGGCATCCGGGTCTGGCGGTTCAGCGACGGGTGA
- a CDS encoding DUF736 domain-containing protein, whose product MANIGNFKKVGSEYQGDIVTMQVQARNVRIVPEDNRTNDKAPSHRVFVGRAEIGAAWSETSKAGRDYLSVKLDDPSLLAPIYANLFEAEGEEGFSLVWTRGRKPNGD is encoded by the coding sequence ATGGCGAACATCGGCAACTTCAAGAAGGTCGGCAGCGAGTATCAGGGCGACATCGTCACGATGCAGGTGCAGGCACGCAACGTCCGCATCGTCCCCGAGGACAACCGCACCAACGACAAGGCTCCCAGTCACCGCGTTTTCGTCGGCCGCGCCGAAATCGGTGCCGCCTGGAGCGAGACCTCGAAGGCGGGCCGCGACTATCTCTCGGTCAAGCTCGACGATCCCAGCCTGCTCGCACCGATCTACGCCAACCTGTTCGAGGCCGAGGGCGAGGAAGGTTTCAGCCTCGTCTGGACCCGCGGTCGCAAGCCGAACGGCGACTGA
- a CDS encoding helix-turn-helix domain-containing protein, whose amino-acid sequence MDIWHLVGRNVAERRRARGWSQEVFADQCGFSQQYLSGLEKGRRNPTLKTMAELATALGIAVVDLFAELPLEVAQQPPIKRLKRKP is encoded by the coding sequence ATGGATATCTGGCACCTGGTCGGGAGGAACGTCGCCGAACGGCGACGTGCTCGCGGCTGGTCGCAGGAGGTGTTCGCCGATCAATGCGGGTTCAGCCAGCAATATCTCAGCGGTCTCGAGAAGGGTCGGCGCAATCCGACGCTGAAGACGATGGCCGAGCTGGCGACGGCGCTCGGCATCGCCGTGGTCGACCTGTTCGCCGAGCTGCCGCTAGAAGTTGCTCAGCAACCTCCGATCAAGCGGCTTAAGCGGAAGCCGTAG
- a CDS encoding DUF2285 domain-containing protein yields the protein MDYPLLDEPPADAVVTDYDMAHAGCYLRLLDADAEKADWREAATLVLGLDCIAAADRAHRVYSAHLERARWMTREGYKHLLTGRKD from the coding sequence ATGGACTATCCCCTTCTTGACGAGCCGCCGGCTGACGCAGTCGTCACCGACTACGATATGGCACATGCCGGCTGTTATCTCCGTCTATTGGATGCTGACGCCGAGAAAGCGGACTGGCGTGAGGCGGCAACGCTTGTGCTCGGCCTGGATTGCATTGCCGCTGCGGATCGTGCGCACCGAGTGTACTCAGCGCATCTCGAACGCGCGCGTTGGATGACGCGCGAAGGGTATAAGCATCTGCTTACGGGCAGAAAAGATTAG
- a CDS encoding IS630 family transposase (programmed frameshift) produces the protein MASAVGLRDDFDGAGLRRQARLSGHANQVRRLLALAVIYDGGARHEAARVGGVGLQTVRDWVLRFNAQGPDGLLDGKAPGPRPVLGPEHKRALAAIIEQGPIPASHGVVRWRIVDLIQWLFDDYGVSVSKQTLSRDLRAMGYRKLTARPRHHAQGADAIDVFKKNFPAQLAAIEATLPVGTPIELWWQDEARVGQKNGITRRWAKRGTRPSAPKDQRTTSAYIYGAICPAEGKGAGLVLPRCNTEGMTLHLAEISAAVACGAHAVLLLDQAGWHGSRALVVPANITLLPLPPKCPELNPVENVWQFMRDNWLSNRIFKSYDDILDHCCFAWNRLTDQPWRIMSLGLRTWAHGF, from the exons GTGGCATCAGCGGTTGGGCTTCGGGACGACTTTGACGGGGCTGGTCTTCGGCGGCAGGCGCGACTGAGCGGGCACGCGAACCAGGTTCGGCGGTTGCTGGCGCTGGCGGTGATTTACGATGGCGGTGCGCGGCACGAAGCGGCGCGGGTCGGTGGTGTTGGTCTGCAGACGGTTCGGGATTGGGTTTTGCGGTTCAATGCCCAAGGCCCTGATGGCTTGCTGGATGGCAAGGCACCTGGTCCGCGCCCGGTACTTGGTCCCGAGCATAAGCGGGCGCTGGCTGCGATCATCGAGCAAGGCCCGATCCCGGCCTCGCATGGGGTGGTGCGCTGGCGGATCGTTGACCTGATCCAGTGGCTGTTCGACGACTATGGCGTGTCGGTGAGCAAGCAGACCCTGAGCCGTGACCTGCGCGCCATGGGCTACCGCAAGCTGACGGCCCGGCCCCGGCATCATGCGCAAGGGGCCGATGCCATCGACGTTTTTAAAAAGA ACTTCCCCGCTCAGCTGGCAGCGATCGAAGCGACGCTCCCAGTTGGCACGCCTATAGAACTCTGGTGGCAAGACGAGGCCCGGGTCGGCCAGAAGAACGGCATCACGCGGCGATGGGCCAAGCGCGGGACCCGGCCATCGGCGCCCAAGGACCAGCGCACCACGTCGGCGTATATCTACGGCGCGATCTGCCCGGCCGAGGGCAAAGGCGCCGGTCTGGTCCTGCCACGCTGCAACACCGAGGGGATGACGCTGCATCTCGCGGAGATATCCGCCGCCGTGGCATGCGGCGCCCATGCCGTGCTCCTCCTCGATCAGGCGGGGTGGCACGGCTCAAGGGCGCTGGTCGTTCCGGCCAATATCACCCTCTTGCCGCTGCCACCCAAGTGCCCCGAACTCAACCCCGTCGAAAACGTCTGGCAGTTCATGCGCGACAACTGGCTGTCGAACCGCATCTTCAAATCCTACGATGACATCCTCGATCATTGCTGCTTCGCCTGGAACCGTCTCACCGATCAGCCGTGGCGGATCATGTCGCTCGGACTGCGGACATGGGCGCATGGGTTCTGA
- a CDS encoding DUF2285 domain-containing protein: MTAQARNRFALRLRALDGLRDGATRRAIAIGLFGAARVPDGVAWKSSELRSLIYRLVADALALSRGGYLQLLGQRIGVVSGLATFE, translated from the coding sequence ATGACGGCGCAGGCACGCAATCGCTTTGCGCTTCGGCTTCGCGCACTGGATGGATTACGTGACGGGGCGACCCGCCGTGCAATCGCGATCGGCCTCTTTGGCGCTGCCAGAGTTCCTGACGGCGTTGCTTGGAAGTCCAGCGAGCTGCGGAGCTTGATCTACCGGCTTGTCGCCGATGCGCTTGCCCTGTCACGCGGCGGCTACCTCCAGCTCCTGGGACAACGGATTGGGGTCGTCAGCGGCTTAGCGACTTTCGAGTGA
- a CDS encoding thioredoxin domain-containing protein has product MTTETAKPELIRGRWRSIKLLAAMLALVVGAQLLLLARSRLMPPGLPDPVLLTSPEQLADPVAPSRAPPRYDLTIYVFSDYQCPSCRLLHKDLEKAVSDDGRVRLVYKDWVIFGDRSRRAARLAIAAQWQGRHAAMNDVLMRGTTGFDDTSLAAQAARSGTDWQRLLVDLDAHRGDIDASLERTDREARLLNIGGTPALVMGNRLFVGRLGADQIKQAIASARRGQIVPADNGPASDINRTGG; this is encoded by the coding sequence ATGACCACAGAGACTGCCAAGCCTGAGCTTATCCGCGGTCGATGGCGCAGCATCAAGCTCCTGGCGGCGATGCTCGCATTGGTGGTTGGAGCGCAACTGCTCCTGTTGGCGCGTAGCCGTCTCATGCCACCCGGATTGCCCGATCCGGTACTTCTGACGTCACCCGAGCAATTAGCGGATCCGGTAGCGCCGTCACGCGCGCCGCCCCGCTACGATCTGACGATCTACGTGTTCTCGGACTACCAATGTCCGTCATGCCGCCTGCTGCATAAGGACCTTGAGAAGGCAGTTTCGGATGATGGCAGGGTGCGCCTTGTCTACAAGGACTGGGTAATCTTTGGGGATCGCTCGCGCCGCGCCGCCCGCCTTGCCATCGCCGCTCAATGGCAAGGTCGTCACGCGGCCATGAATGATGTGTTGATGCGCGGCACGACAGGGTTCGATGATACGTCCTTGGCCGCGCAAGCCGCGCGGTCAGGCACCGACTGGCAACGCTTGCTGGTCGATCTCGACGCCCATCGTGGCGACATCGACGCCAGCCTGGAACGAACCGATCGCGAGGCACGACTGCTCAATATCGGCGGAACGCCTGCACTTGTTATGGGCAACCGGCTATTTGTCGGGAGGCTCGGTGCAGATCAGATTAAACAGGCGATCGCATCGGCGCGACGCGGACAGATCGTACCGGCGGACAACGGTCCAGCGTCCGACATCAATCGCACAGGAGGCTGA
- the cadA gene encoding cadmium-translocating P-type ATPase, with the protein MLQSTIRNDHDARSTASEKDPVCGMIVDPATTKLSAEHAGMQYHFCSAGCQTKFVASPDHYLTPKPLTDAPAETGAIYTCPMHPQIRQVGPGACPICGMALEPVEITADAPPNVELADMTRRFWIGLVFALPLFIIEMGGHVFGLRLPISNTVNAWLQLALATPVVAWAGAPFFVRGWRSLVTRKLNMFTLIAIGTGAAYLYSLVGVAAPQLFPPAFRDAHGMIGLYFEAAAVVTVLVLLGQVLELRARDQTGGAIRALLDLAPKTALRLRDGGADEEVPLDQVAKGDALRVRPGDKVPVDGVIVSGSSAVDEAMVTGESIPATKAAGDKVIGGTLNQTGSFVMRADAVGRDTMLARIVALVADAQRSRAPIQNLADAVAGWFVPAVLLASVLAFAAWVAFGPAPTVANGFVAAVAVLIIACPCALGLATPMSIMVAVGRGAGIGVLIRSAEALQKLETIDTLVVDKTGTLTEGKPKVEAIVTFNGVREDDALRLEAALEQGSAHPLAAAIVAAAHERKLTLPAADAFASTIGKGVSGRIESRSVIAGTKAWLTENGIDTGEAAATADSWRAEGRTAVFLGIDGKLAAVLGIADPIKPTTADAVAQLKALGLRVVMLTGDNRATAEAIAKRVGITEIEAEVSPEMKSAVIQRLKAEGRKVAMAGDGVNDAPALAAADVGIAMGAGADVAIEAAGVTLIKGDLTGIVRARKLSHAAMANIRQNLWLAFVYNAAGIPIAAGVLYPVFGILLSPVIAAGAMALSSVSVIVNALRLRTVTL; encoded by the coding sequence ATGCTTCAATCGACAATCCGCAACGATCATGACGCACGGTCGACGGCATCGGAGAAAGATCCGGTTTGCGGGATGATTGTCGATCCGGCGACAACCAAATTAAGCGCCGAACATGCAGGGATGCAATATCATTTCTGCTCGGCCGGCTGCCAGACCAAGTTTGTCGCCAGCCCGGACCATTACCTGACGCCGAAACCCTTGACCGACGCGCCAGCGGAAACCGGCGCAATCTACACCTGCCCCATGCACCCGCAAATCCGACAGGTCGGGCCGGGCGCATGTCCGATCTGCGGCATGGCACTTGAGCCCGTCGAGATCACCGCCGACGCCCCGCCAAACGTCGAGCTCGCCGACATGACGCGGCGCTTCTGGATCGGGTTGGTATTCGCGCTACCGCTGTTCATTATCGAGATGGGCGGCCATGTCTTCGGACTGCGCCTACCGATCTCGAATACGGTCAACGCGTGGTTGCAACTTGCGCTGGCAACCCCGGTCGTCGCGTGGGCCGGTGCGCCGTTCTTCGTGCGAGGCTGGCGCTCGCTTGTCACCCGCAAGCTCAACATGTTCACGCTCATTGCGATCGGTACTGGCGCGGCCTATCTCTACAGTCTGGTCGGGGTTGCGGCACCGCAGCTGTTTCCCCCAGCATTCCGCGATGCCCACGGCATGATCGGGCTCTATTTCGAGGCAGCCGCCGTCGTCACGGTCCTGGTCCTGCTCGGGCAGGTTCTCGAACTGCGCGCCCGCGATCAAACCGGTGGCGCGATCCGCGCGCTGCTCGATCTCGCTCCGAAGACCGCTTTGCGCCTCCGCGACGGCGGTGCCGACGAGGAGGTTCCCCTGGACCAGGTGGCAAAGGGTGACGCCTTACGCGTCCGTCCCGGCGACAAGGTGCCGGTCGATGGCGTCATCGTCTCGGGCAGCAGCGCGGTCGACGAGGCGATGGTCACGGGCGAGTCGATCCCGGCGACCAAGGCTGCCGGCGACAAGGTCATCGGTGGCACGCTCAACCAGACCGGCAGCTTCGTCATGCGCGCCGATGCTGTCGGCCGCGATACGATGCTGGCGCGCATCGTTGCGCTGGTTGCCGATGCCCAGCGCAGCCGCGCGCCGATTCAGAACCTTGCGGATGCGGTGGCGGGCTGGTTCGTGCCTGCGGTGCTGCTTGCGTCGGTGCTGGCGTTTGCCGCGTGGGTGGCGTTCGGCCCCGCCCCCACGGTCGCCAATGGCTTTGTCGCCGCGGTCGCGGTGCTGATCATCGCCTGCCCCTGTGCGCTCGGTCTAGCAACGCCGATGTCGATCATGGTCGCAGTCGGGCGCGGCGCCGGCATCGGCGTGCTGATCCGCTCGGCGGAGGCGCTGCAGAAGCTCGAGACCATCGACACGCTGGTCGTCGACAAGACCGGCACGTTGACCGAGGGCAAACCCAAGGTCGAGGCCATCGTCACCTTCAACGGCGTCCGCGAGGACGACGCGCTGCGGCTCGAGGCGGCGCTCGAGCAGGGCAGCGCGCATCCGCTGGCAGCAGCGATCGTCGCCGCCGCGCACGAACGCAAGTTGACGCTGCCAGCTGCGGACGCGTTCGCTTCTACGATCGGCAAGGGCGTCAGTGGCCGCATCGAGAGCCGTTCCGTCATCGCCGGCACCAAAGCATGGTTGACCGAAAACGGCATCGATACCGGCGAAGCGGCCGCCACCGCGGATTCCTGGCGTGCAGAGGGCCGAACCGCCGTCTTTCTCGGCATCGACGGTAAGCTGGCAGCAGTTCTTGGAATTGCCGACCCGATCAAGCCGACAACGGCCGACGCGGTCGCGCAGCTTAAGGCGCTCGGCCTGCGCGTCGTCATGCTGACCGGTGACAACCGGGCAACGGCCGAAGCGATAGCGAAAAGGGTCGGCATCACCGAGATCGAGGCCGAAGTGTCGCCCGAGATGAAGAGCGCCGTCATCCAGCGGCTCAAGGCAGAGGGCCGCAAGGTCGCGATGGCAGGTGACGGCGTCAACGACGCGCCCGCGCTCGCCGCCGCCGATGTTGGCATCGCCATGGGAGCCGGCGCCGATGTTGCGATCGAGGCGGCAGGCGTGACGCTTATCAAGGGCGACCTGACCGGCATCGTCCGCGCCCGCAAGCTGAGCCATGCGGCGATGGCCAACATCCGCCAGAACCTGTGGCTGGCGTTCGTCTACAATGCCGCGGGCATTCCGATCGCGGCGGGCGTCCTCTATCCGGTGTTCGGCATCCTGCTCAGCCCCGTCATCGCTGCCGGCGCGATGGCACTGTCGTCGGTCTCGGTCATCGTCAACGCCCTGCGGCTGCGCACGGTGACGCTCTAG
- a CDS encoding periplasmic heavy metal sensor: MTSTPKLALCIVLAFIAAIGGVFIGRALLPAPRQPSQELHDVLHEKLALDSGQQARLMVLEQRYAVQRRALELELRADNARLAEAIEAEHGNGPRVAAAVDQSHGAMGELQKATLAHIFAMRQLLRPDQTSQFDRAVVKVLTDDAR, encoded by the coding sequence ATGACCTCGACCCCGAAGCTAGCCTTGTGCATCGTCCTGGCCTTCATTGCGGCGATCGGCGGCGTGTTCATCGGGCGCGCGCTGTTGCCCGCTCCGAGGCAGCCGAGCCAGGAACTGCACGATGTGCTGCACGAGAAGCTTGCCCTCGACAGTGGTCAGCAGGCTCGCCTGATGGTCCTCGAACAGCGGTACGCAGTGCAACGGCGTGCGCTCGAGCTTGAATTACGCGCCGATAACGCGCGGCTCGCCGAGGCGATCGAGGCAGAGCACGGCAACGGTCCGCGCGTCGCGGCCGCGGTCGATCAGAGCCATGGGGCGATGGGCGAGCTGCAGAAGGCGACGCTGGCGCACATCTTTGCCATGCGGCAGCTGTTGCGGCCCGACCAGACATCGCAGTTCGACCGGGCGGTGGTGAAGGTGCTCACCGACGATGCACGGTGA
- a CDS encoding RNA polymerase sigma factor yields MSLDLTALSDGELAALSLAGRQTAYAEIMRRHGSAVFRLIRNHIGDPDEALDLSQDTFIAAYQALRRYDQARPMRTWLSAIALNKCRDWGRKRAVRRLLSFAVPIGAQAENIADETPCIDDAAADRQALERVSRAIAELPVNLKEPLILRTIEGFSQAETAAILSISEKAVETRLARARAKLVEKQSSC; encoded by the coding sequence GTGAGCCTCGATTTAACGGCACTTTCCGATGGAGAGCTTGCCGCGCTTAGCCTCGCTGGCAGGCAAACCGCCTACGCCGAAATCATGCGCCGCCACGGCTCTGCTGTGTTCCGGCTGATACGAAACCATATCGGCGACCCGGACGAAGCGCTGGATTTGTCCCAGGACACGTTCATCGCGGCGTATCAGGCGCTACGTCGTTACGATCAAGCTCGTCCCATGCGGACATGGCTTTCGGCCATCGCGCTCAATAAATGCCGTGATTGGGGGCGGAAGCGCGCGGTGCGCCGCTTGTTGTCGTTTGCCGTTCCGATTGGCGCTCAAGCCGAGAACATCGCCGATGAGACGCCGTGCATCGATGACGCTGCCGCCGATCGGCAGGCCCTGGAGCGGGTGTCGCGCGCCATTGCCGAGTTACCCGTCAATTTGAAGGAACCACTGATCTTGCGAACGATCGAGGGGTTCAGCCAAGCCGAAACGGCGGCGATCCTGTCGATCAGCGAGAAGGCTGTCGAAACCCGGCTCGCCCGCGCCCGCGCCAAACTCGTGGAGAAACAGAGTAGCTGTTGA